The following proteins come from a genomic window of Diceros bicornis minor isolate mBicDic1 chromosome 4, mDicBic1.mat.cur, whole genome shotgun sequence:
- the BLACAT1 gene encoding bladder cancer associated transcript 1, with translation MPQFTFACFCGLHGFCKMKRKKEEVHRERETAV, from the coding sequence ATGCCCCAGTTCACTTTCGCCTGCTTCTGTGGCCTCCACGGCTTCTGcaagatgaagaggaagaaggaggaagttcACAGAGAGCGGGAAACGGCGGTGTGA